A segment of the Lycium ferocissimum isolate CSIRO_LF1 chromosome 10, AGI_CSIRO_Lferr_CH_V1, whole genome shotgun sequence genome:
CTAACATCCTTGTAAAATCtttctattttcctttttgagGAGAGTGTAATGGcttcttttggggtgggggtgaggAGTTTGGTTGAGAATTTCACAAGTGTACTTAGCATTTTCTGTTTTAGTATGAGTTTGGTTCAAATCAACTTGTTGCCTGTTATATTCTGTCAAAATAGATAATTACGTATAATATTTCCCAACATTCTAGGAGTATTACTTAATTGAAATAATGATTTAGCATAATTTTAGTAATATACAACTTGTATTTTtctacaaaaaaagaaaagaaaaagaaatattggttttcataagaagaaaaataatcataaattaAAGAGCAAAACTAAAGAAATCAATAAGCAACATTCACCTCAATATTATTACTTAATATACTAAATGATATTGGtgtaactattacacccccaaccCCATCCTCGGTCTTTAAATGCTTGTCGTGTTTTTATTTACATGcccttaataaaatattaataaagatAGTGCTTTGACTATTTTATTctcttaaaatatttcaatgtGTACTATCTCTCCTCAGTAAATGTTCAAAAACTCGAGGCTAAACTCATTCTTTTTGGTACGGGTACTTATAACATGAACCCATTGATGTAATTAATAGAAGGGTAAGaaaatttacttaaattttgtctttgattaaataaaatgacaaatatgTTGAGACATATTTTTAgtttgagatggagggagtatcaagtatgaatatttttttttttttttttgaattacaCGTCCAACAGATTATATTGGGTGGGAATTCAGGTAGCGGTAAGATAATGATGACCTGCCCCGTTAACAAACTTACTCTCCAAGTCACCGTAACTGCTGTTTCCCTCTATCCCTCTTTCTTACATCACCCCACTTAACCGCTCTCTACCTCTATCCCCTCTTTCTTACAGCACCTATTAAACCGTTCTGTTCTTTTACTAACTCTAATTAAATAAATGTTTACTTGAGGTAAAACAAACTAGTTCCTTCTCATTCACCCTCTTTTCGACATTATGCAAAGAAACATGGACAACCAAAACACTTATTGCACTACTTCTACAAATTATCTTCAACCCCTTGTTCTACAAAGTCAAGTATTTGGTGTTTATCATGAAGAAGAAAAGGCAGAAACATCAAGAAGATTCACCATGTTTGACACAAATGTCAGGTACAAACCTCATCAAAATCctagaaagaaaagaagcaaaTTGTTAAGAAGTAATGATCATAGTACTCCTAGTACTTCTGGTGTTAGTAGTGAAAATGTTATTACTACTAAGCCTAAATGTGCCAAGAAACCACCAGACCCTAATGCACCAAAAATTACTAGGCCTTGTACTGAATGTGGCAAGAAATTTTGGTCATGGAAAGCACTTTTTGGTCATATGCGTTGTCACCCTGAACGCCAATGGCGTGGTATTAATCCTCCTCCCAATTTAAAACGACAAATTCGTTCTTCATTTTCCCAACAATTAACAGATGAAGATCATGAAATTGCACAATGCTTATTACTCTTGGCTAATGGACCTAATAGTCTTGAAAATGTTGATCACTTTGTTATGGATGAAGGGGTTGGAGAAAAGGGTGTAATTGAATCAGGGACACTTTCTTCAGGGCTGAATCATTATTGTTGTAAATTTGAGTGTTCAACTTGCAAGAAAGTATTTGGTTCTCATCAGGCATTAGGTGGACATAGGGCTACTCATAAGAATGTCAGGGGTTGTTTTgcaaatacaagaaactatgaGGAATGTAGCCAGCAAGTAGAAGTTTTAGATGGCAGCAATATGGGAATGATGTGCACTGATAGTGAAGATATAATTAGCAATGATAACAAGAGGTTGATGGTGCATAAGTGTAGTATATGTTTGAGAGTTTTCTCAAGTGGTCAAGCTTTGGGAGGACACAAAAGGTGTCATTGGGAAAAACTCGGGGAcgaaacaataacaacaacaacaatagcagaGTCAGACTTAACACGAGCTGTCGATGTCAATGTCAATCGAAATGTGCAGGGAAATAATATTGATAATAATTTGGATCTCAATTTTCCTCCTGTTACAATCTCAGGTGATGATTCTTCAGCTTCTTATTCATCTATTTCAGGCTTGGAATTGGACTTGAGATTAGGGCTTTAATGTAGT
Coding sequences within it:
- the LOC132035468 gene encoding zinc finger protein ZAT3-like, whose product is MQRNMDNQNTYCTTSTNYLQPLVLQSQVFGVYHEEEKAETSRRFTMFDTNVRYKPHQNPRKKRSKLLRSNDHSTPSTSGVSSENVITTKPKCAKKPPDPNAPKITRPCTECGKKFWSWKALFGHMRCHPERQWRGINPPPNLKRQIRSSFSQQLTDEDHEIAQCLLLLANGPNSLENVDHFVMDEGVGEKGVIESGTLSSGLNHYCCKFECSTCKKVFGSHQALGGHRATHKNVRGCFANTRNYEECSQQVEVLDGSNMGMMCTDSEDIISNDNKRLMVHKCSICLRVFSSGQALGGHKRCHWEKLGDETITTTTIAESDLTRAVDVNVNRNVQGNNIDNNLDLNFPPVTISGDDSSASYSSISGLELDLRLGL